From a region of the Oncorhynchus tshawytscha isolate Ot180627B linkage group LG14, Otsh_v2.0, whole genome shotgun sequence genome:
- the LOC112267330 gene encoding uncharacterized protein LOC112267330, with translation MTAVGLVLCSQTLVLHSYQGISDPYPSVQNTCRLCGQNLLIKGTLQATRRIFDKPKASKDKKLCDRFLATGLVLTEAPGVKSGRICAKCYRVFLRIEESVSILKKWQSEHQTPGTSKKRRRELEPSPSETDRAAKKTSEREPSPSETDKGAKKTCPPYKKVPPRSSLVEVVITYPNQLDPKRVKKVSSEFSGMVENLAKGKLATFVRLALTNETMCQEIRKQMTQKIEAEVKAYARPLNYLTSAEPCILSSTSLEKMKYFSYEALDNELSRKTPWLYTTINTATGGSTIHNCVAASVVLRGRNPRLSALAYVINTTLTQGGVKPIFKRLSKMGITTTHSNVLNKQKEMKAAGYNINIKCWREDCELFFQHSVSGEVCPRPPPTAKPTEETGREEDGGPVEDEFEIELDWGPLEEEGEEDEEEWSPLSEETEREEDRGSTVQEEREEEKDRGSLLGETETEEAGHASSALQGNDTQEEDSDSTVDSETEYFGLNLTCESD, from the exons ATGACAGCCGTAGGCCTGGTTCTTTGCAGCCAGACGTTAGTTCTGCATAGTTATCAAGGTATATCAGACCCATATCCATCAGTACAGAACACCTGTCGGCTCTGCGGACAAAATCTGCTCATCAAAGGGACATTACAGGCAACACGAAGAATATTTGACAAGCCCAAAGCCTCGAAGGACAAAAAGTTATGTGACAGATTCCTTGCCACCGGTTTAGTGCTAACTGAGGCACCAGGGGTGAAGTCGGGCAGAATTTGTGCGAAGTGCTATCGAGTATTTCTCAGGATAGAGGAATCTGTAAGCATTTTAAAGAAATGGCAGTCAGAGCATCAGACACCGGGGACGAGCAAGAAGAGGAGGCGTGAACTGGAGCCGAGTCCATCTGAAACAGACAGGGCTGCCAAGAAGACATCTGAACGGGAGCCGAGTCCATCTGAAACAGACAAGGGAGCCAAGAAGACATGTCCTCCCTATAAAAAGGTTCCCCCGAGGAGCAGTCTTGTCGAG GTTGTCATAACATACCCGAACCAATTGGATCCAAAGAGGGTCAAGAAGGTTTCATCAGAATTTTCTGGAATGGTTGAAAACCTGGCGAAAGGCAAACTGGCGACATTTGTCAGGTTAGCCTTGACGAATGAGACCATGTGTCAAGAAATCAGAAAGCAGATGACGCAGAAAATAGAAGCAGAGGTCAAGGCATATGCAAGACCCTTAAATTACTTGACCTCTGCTGAACCTTGCATTTTGAGTAGTACCTCGTTGGAGAAAATGAAGTATTTTTCATACGAAGCGTTGGATAATGAGTTGTCCAGGAAGACACCATGGCTTTATACCACCATCAATACTGCAACAGGTGGTTCCACCATCCATAACTGTGTGGCTGCCTCTGTGGTCCTGAGAGGTAGAAACCCCAGGCTTTCTGCACTGGCCTATGTCATCAACACAACACTGACCCAAGGGGGGGTTAAGCCCATTTTCAAAAGACTCTCTAAAATGGGCATAACAACCACACATAGCAATGTCCTAAATAAGCAGAAAGAGATGAAGGCAGCTGGGTACAACATCAACATCAAATGCTGGAGGGAGGACTGTGAGCTGTTTTTCCAACATAGTGTCAGCGGTGAAGTCTGCCCACGACCTCCTCCTACGGCTAAACCGACAGAGGAGACCGGAAGAGAGGAGGACGGGGGGCCAGTGGAGGATGAGTTTGAAATAGAGCTGGACTGGGGTCCActggaggaagagggtgaagaagatGAGGAAGAGTGGAGTCCACTGtcagaagagacagaaagagaggaggatagaggatcaacagtacaggaagagagagaagaagagaaagacaggggttcCCTGctaggagagacagaaacagaggaagCGGGACATGCATCATCAGCACTACAAGGAAatgacacacaggaagaggactCTGATTCAACGGTGGATTCAGAGACGGAATACTTTGGATTAAACCTCACCTGTGAGAGTGATTAG